Proteins found in one bacterium genomic segment:
- a CDS encoding 7-cyano-7-deazaguanine synthase QueC, with the protein PPCGHCPACLLRAKGFQEAGEEDPLL; encoded by the coding sequence GTCCACCGTGTGGGCATTGCCCTGCTTGTCTCCTGAGGGCGAAAGGATTTCAAGAAGCAGGGGAAGAGGACCCCCTCTTATAA